A region of the Caballeronia sp. TF1N1 genome:
AGATCGTCCAGGCTACTTTTACGCTTGCGCAGTTGCCCATTCAGGAACGCAGCGGCGACTGGGGGGTGCGCGCCGCCATCCTCGCATTGCGCGAACTGACCTACAAGTTCACGCAGATGAAGAGCAAGCCCGACAACAGCGCGCGCTCGCTCAAGAAGATCGTCTTCAGTGTCGATCCCGCCGATGAAAAAGCCGCGAAGGCCGCAGCCAGGCAAGGCGTGGCGATCGCCAACGGCATGGACCTCACGCGCGATCTCGGCAACCTGCCACCGAATGTCTGCACGCCGACTTATCTCGGCCAGACCGCGAAGAAGCTCGGCCGCGACTGGAAGCTGAAAGTCGAAGTGCTCGGCCAGAAGCAGATCGAAGCGCTCAACATGGGCTCGTTCCTGTCGGTGGCGAAGGGTTCGGTGGAACCGCCGCAATTCATCGTCATCCATTATCAGGGCGCAGGCGGGACCGAGTCTGGCAAGGCGAAGGGCAAGAACGCGCCGGTCGTGCTGGTCGGCAAGGGCATCACGTTCGATACGGGCGGCATTTCCATCAAGCCCGGCGATTCCATGGACGAGATGAAGTACGACATGTGCGGCGCGGGCTCGGTATTCGGCACGCTGCGCGCGGTCGCCGAGATGGGGCTCAAGCTGAACGTCGTCGGTGTCATCCCGACTTGCGAGAATATGCCCGCGGGCAACGCGCTCAAGCCGGGCGATATCGTCACCGCGATGAACGGCACGACCATCGAAGTGCTCAACACCGACGCCGAAGGCCGTCTCATTCTGTGCGACGCGCTGACCTACGCGGAGCGCTTCAAGCCCGCCGCCGTCGTCGACATCGCGACACTTACCGGCGCTTGCGTCATCGCGCTCGGCCATCACAACACGGGCCTGTTCTCGAAGGACGACGCGCTCGCCGGCGAATTGCTCGATGCCTCGCGCGAAGCCGTCGATCCGGCGTGGCGTCTGCCGCTCGACGACGAGTATCAGGATCAGCTCAAGTCGAATTTCGCGGATGTCGCGAATATCGGCGGGCGTC
Encoded here:
- a CDS encoding leucyl aminopeptidase produces the protein MDFSIKACDWSKGEANGFLTGKSDVIVLGIFEAQTLTGAARDMDVATKGLVSRVVKAGDMNGRAGTTLLIPEVTGIGASRILLVGLGKQDAFNQKAYGEAVRAAWRVILGAKIVQATFTLAQLPIQERSGDWGVRAAILALRELTYKFTQMKSKPDNSARSLKKIVFSVDPADEKAAKAAARQGVAIANGMDLTRDLGNLPPNVCTPTYLGQTAKKLGRDWKLKVEVLGQKQIEALNMGSFLSVAKGSVEPPQFIVIHYQGAGGTESGKAKGKNAPVVLVGKGITFDTGGISIKPGDSMDEMKYDMCGAGSVFGTLRAVAEMGLKLNVVGVIPTCENMPAGNALKPGDIVTAMNGTTIEVLNTDAEGRLILCDALTYAERFKPAAVVDIATLTGACVIALGHHNTGLFSKDDALAGELLDASREAVDPAWRLPLDDEYQDQLKSNFADVANIGGRPGGSITAACFLSRFAQSYPWAHLDIAGTAWKSGAAKGATGRPVPLLSQFLIDRAGQ